The following are from one region of the Cytobacillus firmus genome:
- a CDS encoding FadR/GntR family transcriptional regulator — MTEKKKTYLLLADKLIECYLGGNLKPGERLPSERELAVQFNVSRTTIREALRTLELNGLIDIRQGGGSYVKVSDIQSSKEVILTAVKAENPLVYEMLELRRALEAESSFLAAKRATPADLEKLRIALHNMALSIKDPELGLKADLDFHVGIAEATHNSIFIELIHTLKGHMEETIRATQNHRFKDLSRYEDTIEEHKEIYLAIASGNGDKAKELMEGHITKIRAELVESMIL, encoded by the coding sequence ATGACAGAGAAAAAAAAGACCTATCTGCTTTTAGCAGATAAATTGATAGAATGCTATTTGGGAGGAAATCTTAAACCAGGTGAACGGCTGCCTTCAGAAAGAGAATTGGCAGTTCAATTCAATGTCAGCCGGACAACCATCAGAGAAGCCCTCAGAACCCTGGAACTGAACGGGCTCATCGATATCCGCCAGGGAGGCGGAAGCTACGTTAAAGTCTCTGATATCCAATCAAGCAAAGAAGTGATCCTCACAGCTGTCAAAGCAGAAAACCCGCTGGTATATGAAATGCTTGAACTGAGGCGTGCACTGGAAGCTGAATCCTCCTTCCTTGCAGCCAAAAGAGCCACCCCGGCAGACCTGGAAAAGCTGCGTATTGCTTTACATAATATGGCGCTGTCCATAAAAGATCCCGAGTTAGGGTTAAAAGCAGATCTGGACTTTCACGTCGGAATTGCCGAGGCCACCCATAACTCGATTTTCATTGAATTGATCCATACCCTCAAAGGACATATGGAAGAAACCATTAGAGCTACCCAGAATCATCGGTTTAAGGATCTGTCCCGTTACGAGGATACCATCGAGGAGCATAAGGAAATTTATCTGGCTATTGCTTCTGGAAATGGGGATAAAGCAAAGGAATTGATGGAGGGGCATATTACGAAAATCAGGGCGGAACTGGTGGAGTCGATGATTTTATAA
- the pnuC gene encoding nicotinamide riboside transporter PnuC, whose translation MGIFKNWTRFEIIWLIIFTLVNIYLFFVWSDSLLGLISSISGMLCVVLVAKGKIANYYFGIVQTLTYAYIAYGYGLYGEAMLNALFYFPVQFIGIYLWKQHKTNRDVKGEDVRVKSLTKTGWIYTLASIAVLTIGYGFFLRYLEGNFVWTDSATNVLSITAQILMLKRFAEQWILWISVNVLSIILWAGALITQGGNDFSMLVMWTAFLVNSIYGYINWRKLYVKQNKEGV comes from the coding sequence ATGGGGATTTTTAAGAACTGGACCCGGTTTGAAATAATATGGCTAATAATATTTACATTGGTCAACATTTATCTTTTCTTTGTCTGGTCAGATTCACTGCTTGGCCTGATTTCATCCATAAGCGGCATGTTATGTGTGGTGCTGGTGGCAAAGGGGAAGATTGCCAACTATTACTTTGGCATCGTTCAGACCCTTACTTATGCTTATATTGCTTATGGATATGGTCTTTATGGAGAAGCCATGCTCAATGCCCTGTTTTATTTTCCTGTGCAATTTATTGGTATTTATCTGTGGAAGCAGCATAAAACCAATCGGGATGTTAAAGGGGAAGATGTGAGAGTTAAAAGCCTGACGAAAACAGGCTGGATCTATACATTAGCATCTATCGCCGTCCTTACAATTGGATATGGGTTTTTCCTAAGATATTTAGAGGGTAATTTTGTCTGGACGGATTCCGCTACAAACGTTCTTTCTATAACTGCGCAAATACTGATGCTAAAGAGATTTGCAGAGCAATGGATCCTCTGGATCTCTGTAAATGTATTATCCATTATCCTTTGGGCGGGTGCTCTCATCACACAGGGCGGCAATGACTTTTCGATGCTAGTCATGTGGACTGCTTTCCTGGTTAACAGTATTTATGGATACATCAACTGGCGGAAACTATATGTGAAACAGAATAAGGAGGGGGTTTAA
- a CDS encoding FAD-binding oxidoreductase, translating into METASMTLLQALREFLTGQQVTENQTVRELHGRDESYHMESLPDLVVFPETAQQVSEIVKLANKYKVPIVPFGLGSSLEGHVIPYEHGITIDFSLMNKVLEVRENDFLVRVQPGVTRTQLNKELKKYGLFFSVDPGADATLGGMAATNASGTTSVKYGVMRDQVRDLEVVLADGLIIHTGNLAAKSSSGYHLNGLFVGSEGTLGCFTELTLRVYGIPEHVMAARASFPSLNDAVEAVVSILQAGVPIARVELVDEPSMKQVNLFSETNYNESPTLFLEFHGNEAGLKQDVAFTREIVEDHHCLDIEFETDNAARNRLWEARHNLAYAYIHGHPGKKMMVTDVCLPISELSGAISHAREAVDTLGLPGGIVGHVGDGNYHTLLMIDMSNPEEVAKAEKFNEQIVLYALERGGTCTGEHGVGIGKQKYQQEEHGQALQVMEKIKHALDPDNLFNPNKILKTKEGA; encoded by the coding sequence ATGGAAACAGCGAGTATGACCCTCCTGCAGGCTTTAAGAGAGTTTCTTACTGGGCAGCAGGTGACAGAAAATCAGACAGTAAGAGAATTACATGGCAGGGATGAATCATACCATATGGAGAGTCTTCCTGACCTGGTTGTTTTTCCGGAAACCGCCCAGCAGGTCAGTGAAATTGTGAAGCTGGCAAACAAATACAAAGTTCCAATTGTTCCTTTTGGACTGGGATCCAGTCTTGAGGGGCATGTGATACCGTACGAACATGGAATTACGATTGATTTTTCGCTTATGAATAAAGTTCTCGAAGTACGTGAGAATGACTTTCTTGTTAGGGTGCAGCCTGGTGTGACCCGCACACAGCTCAACAAGGAATTAAAAAAGTATGGATTGTTTTTCTCTGTGGATCCGGGAGCGGATGCTACGCTTGGCGGAATGGCAGCAACGAATGCCAGCGGAACTACTTCTGTAAAATATGGAGTCATGCGTGATCAGGTGCGTGATCTTGAAGTGGTACTTGCTGATGGGTTGATCATACATACAGGTAATTTAGCTGCTAAATCCTCATCCGGATACCATTTGAATGGTTTATTCGTTGGTTCAGAGGGGACGCTTGGCTGCTTTACGGAATTGACATTAAGAGTTTATGGAATTCCGGAGCACGTGATGGCAGCAAGAGCTTCTTTTCCATCATTGAACGATGCGGTTGAAGCGGTTGTTTCCATATTACAGGCAGGTGTTCCGATTGCGAGGGTGGAGCTTGTGGATGAACCATCCATGAAGCAGGTAAACCTGTTCAGTGAAACAAACTATAACGAAAGCCCAACACTCTTTTTGGAGTTTCACGGCAATGAAGCCGGCTTGAAGCAGGATGTCGCATTTACAAGAGAAATTGTTGAAGACCATCATTGTCTCGATATAGAATTTGAAACTGATAATGCAGCAAGAAATCGCTTGTGGGAGGCCAGACATAACCTTGCTTATGCCTATATCCATGGCCATCCAGGAAAGAAAATGATGGTGACGGATGTTTGTTTGCCGATTTCAGAACTTTCTGGCGCTATCAGCCATGCGAGGGAAGCGGTCGATACTCTGGGACTTCCTGGAGGAATCGTCGGACATGTGGGGGACGGAAATTACCATACACTCCTGATGATTGATATGAGTAATCCCGAAGAGGTGGCAAAAGCAGAAAAGTTCAATGAACAAATTGTTCTCTATGCTCTCGAACGGGGCGGTACCTGTACGGGTGAGCATGGTGTAGGGATAGGCAAGCAGAAGTATCAGCAAGAAGAACATGGTCAGGCGCTTCAGGTTATGGAAAAAATCAAACATGCCCTTGATCCAGATAATCTTTTCAACCCAAATAAAATCTTAAAGACAAAAGAAGGAGCATGA
- a CDS encoding DUF6063 family protein has product MMSAESIKTASAVYFTLLKDKVIDENSEHFQAYFDPDVRQTVLLLADESGTFIIESPKRIQLVVQPTGSVFATNFTHMKDRHKQVETKKHFHLMSVVIMAFLSGIDRNQAAKIRTKREGISFYTLERQVNDVIMNWDSLLKAKPDFGEEEKIDMRDVVTTWKYMEVDTDDYGARKANRRTRIGLIASAMRLLETEGLIVILDREDIPKAIPKQELFERIEYLYHDYDRYEMFKELMKTEEDQHAENTSN; this is encoded by the coding sequence ATGATGAGTGCAGAAAGTATTAAGACTGCATCAGCAGTTTATTTCACGCTATTAAAAGACAAGGTCATCGATGAAAACAGCGAGCACTTTCAGGCGTATTTCGATCCTGATGTAAGACAGACGGTACTTTTACTGGCAGACGAATCCGGGACCTTTATCATTGAATCGCCGAAAAGGATTCAGCTCGTTGTACAGCCGACCGGCTCTGTTTTTGCGACGAATTTTACACATATGAAGGACAGGCATAAACAGGTTGAAACCAAAAAGCATTTTCACCTGATGAGCGTGGTCATTATGGCATTCCTGTCGGGCATCGACCGCAATCAGGCGGCTAAGATCCGCACGAAGCGCGAAGGGATCAGCTTTTATACATTGGAACGGCAAGTGAATGATGTCATCATGAATTGGGATAGTCTGCTTAAAGCAAAGCCGGATTTCGGAGAAGAAGAAAAAATTGATATGAGAGACGTTGTGACGACATGGAAATACATGGAGGTCGACACAGATGATTACGGAGCCAGGAAAGCCAATCGCAGAACGCGGATCGGTTTGATTGCAAGTGCTATGCGTCTTTTGGAAACAGAAGGACTCATCGTCATCCTGGATCGGGAGGATATACCGAAGGCGATTCCAAAGCAGGAGTTATTTGAACGGATTGAATATCTGTATCATGACTACGACCGTTATGAAATGTTCAAGGAATTAATGAAAACAGAGGAGGATCAGCATGCCGAAAATACATCGAATTAG
- a CDS encoding bile acid:sodium symporter family protein: protein MKVLEAVSTIAGKYFAVWVILTSVIAFMFPDPFLGLGGYITILLGVVMFGMGLTLKAVDFKIIFTKPLPVLIGVCAQFIIMPLVAFIIAKLLNLPAELAAGLVLLGCVPGGTASNVMVYLAKGNVPLSIAMTSVSTLLAPIMTPLLLLLLAGQWMPVDAVAMFMSIVQVIILPIVLGLAIKKFFPSAVEKSLTVLPLISVAAIITIVAAVVSGNSATIAASGLLIFTAVMLHNGFGLLLGYFAGKVLGQDEVNRRAIAIEVGMQNSGLGVALATAHFGPLAALPSVLAAAWHNISGPILATYWSKKPAVEREEETSVRPVEVKL, encoded by the coding sequence ATGAAGGTATTAGAAGCGGTCAGTACCATTGCAGGAAAATATTTTGCGGTGTGGGTTATCTTAACATCGGTTATTGCTTTTATGTTTCCAGACCCATTTTTAGGTTTGGGAGGCTATATCACCATCCTTCTCGGGGTCGTCATGTTTGGAATGGGACTTACACTGAAGGCAGTCGATTTTAAAATCATCTTTACGAAACCTCTGCCTGTGTTAATCGGTGTTTGTGCACAGTTCATTATCATGCCGCTTGTCGCTTTCATCATTGCGAAACTTTTGAATTTGCCGGCAGAATTGGCAGCCGGACTTGTTTTGCTCGGATGTGTACCAGGGGGAACGGCCTCTAACGTTATGGTGTATCTGGCAAAGGGAAATGTACCATTGTCCATCGCCATGACTTCCGTTTCAACTTTACTGGCGCCAATCATGACACCGCTGCTTCTCCTGTTGCTTGCGGGACAGTGGATGCCGGTTGATGCTGTTGCCATGTTTATGTCTATTGTCCAGGTTATCATTCTACCGATTGTTCTTGGTTTGGCTATCAAGAAATTCTTCCCGTCAGCCGTGGAAAAAAGCTTAACTGTTTTACCGCTTATTTCAGTAGCGGCAATTATCACGATTGTGGCTGCAGTCGTTTCAGGCAATTCAGCAACCATTGCCGCATCAGGGCTTCTGATTTTTACAGCTGTCATGCTCCACAATGGATTCGGACTCCTGCTTGGCTACTTTGCAGGAAAAGTGCTTGGTCAGGATGAAGTAAACCGAAGAGCAATTGCTATTGAAGTTGGCATGCAGAACTCAGGTCTGGGCGTTGCACTTGCTACCGCTCATTTTGGTCCATTGGCAGCACTGCCAAGCGTTCTGGCTGCTGCCTGGCATAACATTTCAGGGCCGATTCTGGCGACTTATTGGTCAAAGAAACCTGCTGTTGAAAGGGAAGAGGAGACGTCAGTTCGTCCTGTTGAAGTGAAATTGTAG
- a CDS encoding GNAT family N-acetyltransferase, producing MKVLETDRLILRWLTPDDAAFILELLNEPAWIRYIGDKGVRTLEDAKNYILTGPKKMYSQFGFGLFLVERKEGSIPIGLCGLIKRDTLDNVDIGFAFLSKYQTQGYGFESASATLKYGHEQLDMERILAITSLDNYASSRLLEKIGMNYEGTITLDKEELKLFASEK from the coding sequence TTGAAAGTACTTGAAACAGACCGATTAATTCTTCGCTGGTTAACACCGGATGATGCAGCATTCATTCTCGAACTTTTAAATGAACCTGCATGGATTCGTTATATTGGCGATAAAGGTGTACGTACACTTGAGGATGCTAAGAATTATATTTTGACCGGACCCAAGAAAATGTATTCTCAATTTGGCTTTGGCCTTTTTCTAGTTGAGCGAAAGGAAGGAAGCATTCCTATTGGACTGTGCGGATTGATAAAACGGGATACTTTAGATAATGTTGATATTGGTTTTGCTTTTTTATCCAAATATCAAACGCAAGGTTATGGGTTTGAGTCAGCTTCTGCTACATTGAAATATGGTCATGAACAGCTGGATATGGAACGGATCCTGGCCATTACATCCCTAGACAATTATGCTTCCTCCAGGCTGCTTGAAAAGATCGGCATGAACTATGAAGGAACAATAACTTTGGATAAAGAAGAGCTTAAATTGTTTGCATCCGAAAAATAA
- a CDS encoding O-methyltransferase, with translation MENGVIQVPEAYSRILQESDVLGFGQSCDIKTGFLLKGLAASKSGGSFLELGTGTGASASWIMDGMDEGSKLTTVDIDPTVQSIARKYLANDSRITFCCEDGAAFIQNLSEGFDFIFADTWPGKFELLDKTLDHLNIGGFYVIHDVFPQQKLPEEFRIKATKLLKTLQDRPDLDITELDWSSGLILAVKTAV, from the coding sequence ATGGAAAACGGCGTTATACAGGTACCGGAAGCATATTCGAGGATATTACAGGAATCAGATGTGCTCGGCTTCGGGCAGTCATGTGATATAAAAACAGGATTTTTACTGAAGGGGCTGGCAGCCTCTAAATCTGGAGGAAGCTTTTTGGAGCTGGGAACAGGTACGGGAGCGTCTGCTTCATGGATCATGGATGGGATGGATGAAGGCAGTAAGCTTACGACCGTGGACATAGATCCGACAGTGCAATCGATCGCGAGAAAGTACCTCGCGAATGACAGCAGAATCACATTTTGCTGTGAGGACGGAGCAGCATTTATACAAAACCTGTCGGAGGGGTTCGATTTTATTTTTGCAGATACGTGGCCGGGGAAATTCGAGCTTCTTGACAAAACCCTGGATCATTTAAATATCGGCGGTTTTTATGTGATTCATGATGTGTTTCCGCAGCAGAAATTGCCTGAAGAATTTCGGATCAAAGCAACTAAACTTCTAAAAACTCTTCAGGACAGACCTGACCTGGACATAACTGAATTGGATTGGTCTAGTGGGCTGATTCTGGCTGTAAAAACAGCAGTGTGA
- a CDS encoding NUDIX hydrolase: MKNKFITPDGYTSDIAVFTITSEQTGEYKPPKKELKMMLIRRSELDQEGNPNMEAGKWALPGGFVRPGESALQAAERKLSEETGVEGLKIKHFGVYDSPGRDQRGWIISNAHYVIANEADLRTRKTTYDASEVKLFTLEEALELELAFDHRTIIDDALWFIKKDMALTTLAKHFLPDEFVLSELQGVLLTVLDDPSISTDAAFFRKAPTLPFIEAVSEDGKPKKSNRYSKTPAQLYRFNDYQPIVSVYRNKLQG, translated from the coding sequence TTGAAAAACAAATTCATTACACCAGATGGCTATACAAGTGATATTGCCGTTTTTACTATTACTTCAGAACAAACGGGAGAATATAAACCTCCAAAAAAAGAGTTGAAAATGATGCTAATCAGACGAAGCGAACTGGATCAGGAAGGAAATCCGAATATGGAAGCAGGAAAGTGGGCGCTGCCGGGAGGGTTTGTACGTCCTGGTGAGTCAGCACTGCAGGCTGCAGAGCGCAAGCTGTCGGAGGAAACCGGAGTGGAGGGGCTGAAAATAAAGCATTTTGGTGTCTACGATTCTCCCGGCCGGGATCAGCGGGGATGGATTATATCTAATGCGCATTATGTTATTGCTAATGAAGCGGACTTAAGGACCCGGAAAACAACATATGACGCATCTGAAGTTAAGCTGTTTACTCTAGAAGAGGCTCTTGAACTTGAGCTCGCTTTTGATCATCGGACAATTATCGATGATGCACTTTGGTTTATTAAAAAAGATATGGCGCTGACAACACTGGCCAAGCATTTTCTTCCTGATGAATTTGTGCTTTCTGAACTGCAGGGGGTCTTATTGACAGTGTTGGATGATCCATCGATCTCGACTGATGCTGCCTTTTTCAGAAAAGCACCGACATTGCCATTTATTGAAGCGGTATCAGAAGACGGAAAGCCAAAGAAATCAAACCGCTATTCTAAAACACCTGCTCAGCTTTATCGATTCAATGATTACCAGCCGATTGTGTCCGTATATAGAAATAAGCTTCAAGGGTGA
- a CDS encoding cell wall hydrolase — MKNLVTFVAAISLIMGSYSMFPADHFDAETVDQKAAETLTYKKVEVDVKESSSTDHRFIKEEEKKLLARLVQAEAEGEPFEGKVAVADVVLNRVEHEQFPDTVKDVIYQKNAFEPVQNGSINEPASNEAVQAVETALIDKEQNEEFLYFYNPDTATSQWIFSREVVKKIGNHAFAI, encoded by the coding sequence ATGAAAAATTTGGTAACATTTGTTGCTGCTATTTCACTCATTATGGGTTCATATAGTATGTTTCCTGCTGATCATTTCGATGCTGAAACAGTGGATCAGAAAGCTGCAGAAACACTAACATATAAAAAAGTTGAGGTTGACGTGAAGGAGTCATCATCAACGGATCATCGTTTTATTAAAGAAGAAGAAAAAAAACTGCTTGCACGTCTTGTACAGGCTGAAGCAGAAGGGGAGCCGTTTGAAGGAAAAGTAGCGGTTGCTGACGTGGTTCTGAATCGTGTCGAGCACGAACAATTCCCGGATACAGTCAAAGATGTTATTTATCAGAAGAACGCTTTTGAACCTGTTCAAAATGGTTCAATCAATGAACCGGCAAGTAATGAAGCAGTTCAGGCCGTTGAGACAGCTCTTATTGATAAGGAGCAAAACGAAGAGTTCCTATATTTTTATAACCCTGACACAGCTACAAGTCAGTGGATCTTTTCACGTGAAGTTGTGAAAAAAATAGGCAATCATGCATTTGCTATATAA
- a CDS encoding Wadjet anti-phage system protein JetD domain-containing protein, with product MNKINIIETRVRSFIEDIQHPKQKKKLNINDLEFQLRKLLDDYYEMDGYSLFYEAIQSLQDEGQLTPIHNHQYNGKTPTLPLYFWVNVKPHTDKWDRLEMMKLSDRFDFSFYERHPEWQTEEEWSRIMNLYGFLQSSGEREIVSLEERSLELFGHEKFLQDVVSFPDGKGFLARICVSEEQLKVVKYGEPFVFWMKQGKEIKDVQRVLIVENLSFFHTSIQLLESDLLDYEPELIIYGEGTKIERSFSFFFKIFPAKSYLFYYAGDLDAAGYGIMTRLIEKYPECCIQPALKIYRKMLECLDQRNEQKSGQLLNLKYRDAFFRWFTEEEQELLLQLWQENKRIPQEVLTIETWRRWM from the coding sequence GTGAACAAAATCAACATCATCGAAACAAGGGTAAGAAGCTTCATTGAAGATATTCAGCACCCGAAGCAAAAGAAGAAGTTAAACATAAATGATTTGGAATTTCAGCTGCGCAAATTGCTGGATGATTATTATGAAATGGACGGTTATTCGCTATTTTATGAAGCCATTCAATCATTGCAGGATGAAGGGCAGCTGACACCTATACATAACCATCAATATAACGGGAAAACACCTACTCTGCCTTTATATTTCTGGGTGAACGTGAAACCTCACACCGACAAATGGGATCGTCTGGAGATGATGAAGTTAAGTGATCGGTTCGATTTTTCGTTTTATGAACGGCACCCTGAATGGCAGACAGAAGAGGAATGGAGCCGGATCATGAATTTATATGGTTTTCTCCAATCCAGCGGCGAACGGGAAATCGTTTCACTTGAGGAAAGAAGCCTGGAGCTGTTCGGCCATGAAAAATTCCTGCAGGATGTAGTCAGTTTTCCTGATGGAAAAGGTTTTTTAGCGCGAATTTGTGTATCTGAAGAGCAGCTGAAAGTGGTGAAATACGGCGAGCCTTTTGTGTTTTGGATGAAGCAGGGAAAAGAAATTAAAGATGTTCAGCGAGTGCTGATTGTCGAGAATCTATCATTCTTTCATACTAGCATTCAATTATTGGAAAGCGATTTGCTCGATTACGAGCCGGAACTGATAATCTATGGGGAAGGCACGAAAATTGAACGGAGCTTTTCGTTCTTCTTTAAAATTTTTCCGGCTAAATCGTATCTATTCTATTATGCAGGAGATCTTGATGCGGCTGGCTACGGGATTATGACCAGGCTGATTGAAAAGTATCCGGAATGCTGCATTCAGCCTGCATTGAAGATTTACCGTAAAATGCTTGAATGTCTGGATCAAAGAAATGAACAGAAATCCGGACAGCTTCTAAATCTTAAATACCGTGATGCGTTCTTCCGGTGGTTTACGGAAGAAGAGCAGGAACTCTTATTGCAATTATGGCAGGAGAATAAACGAATTCCTCAGGAAGTCTTAACAATTGAAACATGGAGGAGATGGATGTGA
- the nadR gene encoding multifunctional transcriptional regulator/nicotinamide-nucleotide adenylyltransferase/ribosylnicotinamide kinase NadR, with translation MHLGHVYAIVQASSIVDELYVVLSHSELRDRQLCEHSKMAYIPPHIRLRWLSQLTKDMPHVKVISIKDDQGDENYNWAEGASNIKKAIGKRIDYVFSSEYEYNDIFNELYPEAKHELIDPNRRYVNISATAIRNEGVFHHWEYIPDFVKPYFVKKVVVAGTESCGKSTLTRNLAKIYNTSYVEEYGRTVCEELGGCDGIMVKEDYHKIAYGHKLEEIKAIEKANKVVFIDTEAIVTQFYSNLYNDEHQAVLDEIANLQDYDLWLYLEPDVKWVDDGLRVHGENEVRLQNNQALKTLLKNHNVDYKILSGDYKERFQSAKGHIEELLKI, from the coding sequence CTGCATCTTGGCCATGTCTATGCCATTGTTCAGGCCTCATCCATCGTTGACGAACTGTACGTTGTGCTGTCCCATAGCGAACTGCGTGACAGGCAATTGTGCGAGCATTCTAAAATGGCTTATATTCCGCCGCATATCCGTTTGCGCTGGCTCAGTCAATTAACTAAAGATATGCCGCATGTGAAGGTCATTTCCATAAAAGACGATCAGGGGGATGAAAATTACAATTGGGCAGAAGGTGCTAGTAATATAAAAAAGGCAATTGGAAAGCGCATTGATTATGTATTTAGTTCAGAGTATGAATATAACGATATTTTTAATGAACTTTATCCAGAGGCCAAACACGAATTGATTGATCCCAATCGTAGATATGTGAATATTTCGGCAACAGCAATCCGTAATGAAGGCGTTTTTCATCATTGGGAGTACATCCCTGACTTTGTAAAACCTTATTTCGTTAAAAAGGTTGTTGTAGCAGGGACTGAAAGCTGCGGTAAATCTACCTTGACTAGAAATCTTGCTAAAATTTACAACACTTCCTATGTGGAGGAATATGGCCGAACCGTATGCGAAGAATTAGGCGGCTGTGATGGGATTATGGTTAAGGAAGATTACCACAAAATTGCCTATGGCCATAAGCTTGAAGAAATCAAGGCGATTGAAAAAGCAAACAAAGTTGTTTTTATCGATACGGAGGCAATTGTGACTCAATTCTATTCCAACCTTTACAACGATGAACATCAAGCAGTACTGGATGAAATTGCAAACCTGCAGGATTATGACCTGTGGCTATACCTGGAACCTGATGTGAAATGGGTGGATGATGGACTTCGGGTTCACGGAGAGAATGAGGTAAGACTCCAAAACAACCAGGCTTTAAAAACATTGCTGAAAAATCATAATGTTGATTATAAAATACTGAGCGGTGATTACAAGGAACGGTTTCAGAGTGCAAAAGGGCATATTGAAGAACTGCTGAAAATTTGA